In Nostoc sphaeroides, the genomic window AAGACTTTATCTAGGTCTTTTTGGATATCTCTTGCCCCTGGAAACCCTTGATAACGCATTCGCAGTCTAGCTAATTCTGCTAAGTTATAGTCTGTCGCCTCTTGAGAGAGTAAAATATCAATAAGGGGGCGATCGCGGTTATAAAGAGGATGTTGTTGGTCTTTACCTGCGGGTGCATCAGTCATCATAAATCCTGAGTGTCGTTAGCGGATAGCTATGGTTGAGGCAGTCCTGAGTCCTGAGTTTTAAGTTTAGCCGAGAGCAGGGAAGCAGAAAAGGCAAAAGCAAATCTTCTTCTGCACTGACAAGCTAATTGTCAAATTCACCACTCCTTACCTACTCCTAACTCCTAACTCTTGTACAGACGCGATTCATCGCGTCTCTCCTAACTCTTCTTAGACGGCTACTACACCTGAGGTCTTACGGCTCTCACCACTGCCAGTTAACTTTAAATAAAGTTACATTAGTTCTTAAGAAAATACAAAAAACTTTAGATGAGGGTGAATTTATCTCACCCAAAGTCCAAGCAGCGAGGGAGCAAGAACCCATTATGTTTGAACACTTCACTTCCGAAGCCATTAGAGTAATTATGTTAGCTCAGGAGGAAGCCCGTCGCCTGGGACACAACTTTGTAGGAACAGAACAA contains:
- a CDS encoding DUF3288 family protein — encoded protein: MTDAPAGKDQQHPLYNRDRPLIDILLSQEATDYNLAELARLRMRYQGFPGARDIQKDLDKVLQQWGLTEAELFEKTRQIHDLGGIYKSRGKKEEQDWN